The following coding sequences lie in one Desmodus rotundus isolate HL8 chromosome 1, HLdesRot8A.1, whole genome shotgun sequence genomic window:
- the KCNT1 gene encoding potassium channel subfamily T member 1, producing the protein MARAKLPRSPSEGKAGPGGAPPASASAPEEPHGLSPLLPVRGGGSVGSDVGQRVQVEFYVNENTFKERLKLFFIKNQRSSLRIRLFNFSLKLLTCLLYIVRVLLDDPALGIGCWGCPKQKFTFNESSSEINWAPILWVERKMALWAIQVTVAIISFLETMLLIYLSYKGNIWEQIFRVSFVLEMINTLPFIITIFWAPLRNLFIPVFLNCWLAKHALENMINDFHRAILRTQSAMFNQVLILFCTLLCLLFTGTCGIQHLERAGENLSLLTSFYFCIVTFSTVGYGDVTPKIWPSQLLVVIMICVALVVLPLQFEELVYLWMERQKSGGNYSRHRAQTEKHVILCVSSLKIDLLMDFLNEFYAHPRLQDYYVVILCPTEMDIQVRRVLQIPLWSQRVIYLQGSALKDQDLMRAKMDNGEACFILSSRNEVDRTAADHQTILRAWAVKDFAPNCPLYVQILKPENKFHVKFADHVVCEEECKYAMLALNCICPATSTLITLLVHTSRGQEGQESPEQWQRMYGRCSGNEVYHVRMGDSKFFREYQGKSFTYAAFHAHKKYGVCLIGLKREDNKSILLNPGPRHTLAASDTCFYINITKEENSAFTFKQEETRRRGLVGPGRGQGSSHLPVHSIIASVGTVAMDLQNTECPPAQGSEGGKLALPTENGSGSRRPSIAPVLELADSSALLPCDLLSDQSEDEMTPSEDEGLSVVEYVKGYPPNSPYIGSSPTLCHLLPVRAPFCCLRLDKGCKHNSFEDAKAYGFKNKLIIVSAETAGNGLYNFIVPLRAYYRSRKELNPIVLLLDNKPDPHFLEAICCFPMVYYMEGSVDNLDSLLQCGIIYADNLVVVDKESTMSAEEDYMADAKTIVNVQTMFRLFPSLSITTELTHPSNMRFMQFRAKDSYSLALSKLEKRERENGSNLAFMFRLPFAAGRVFSISMLDTLLYQSFVKDYMISITRLLLGLDTTPGSGYLCAMKITEDDLWIGTYGRLFQKLCSSSAEIPIGIYRTQSHVFTSEPHDLRAQISVSVEDFEDTREVKGHWGARAGTGSGSGGGSGGTHGRHSVSGDPAEHPLLRRKSLQWARKLSRKSPKHTGKAAAAWISQQRLSLHQRSERQELSELVKNRMKHLGLPTTGYEDVANLTASDVMNRVNLGYLQDEMNDHQNTLSYVLINPPPDTRLEPHDIVYLIRCDPLAHVASSSQSRKSSCSNKLSSCNPETRGETQL; encoded by the exons GGTCCAGGTGGAGTTCTACGTCAACGAGAACACCTTCAAGGAGCGGCTCAAGCTGTTTTTCATCAAAAACCAAAGATCCA GCCTGAGGATCCGGCTGTTCAACTTCTCCCTGAAGCTGCTCACCTGCCTGCTGTACATTGTGCGCGTCCTGCTCGATGACCCCGCGCTGGGCATCGGATG CTGGGGCTGCCCGAAGCAGAAGTTCACCTTCAATGAGTCGTCCTCTGAGATCAACTG GGCACCAATCCTGTGGGTGGAGAGGAAGATGGCCCTGTGGGCGATCCAG GTCACCGTGGCCATAATCAGCTTCCTGGAGACCATGCTGCTCATTTACCTCAGCTACAAA GGCAACATCTGGGAGCAGATCTTCCGCGTGTCCTTCGTCCTGGAGATGATCAACACGCTGCCCTTCATCATCACG ATTTTCTGGGCGCCGCTGCGGAACCTGTTCATCCCTGTGTTCCTGAACTGCTGGCTGGCCAAGCACGCGCTGGAGAACATGATC AATGACTTCCACCGTGCCATCCTGCGGACACAGTCGGCCATGTTTAACCAGGTCCTGATCCTCTTCTGCACCCTGCTGTGCCTGCTCTTCACGGG GACCTGTGGTATCCAGCACCTGGAGCGCGCGGGCGAGAACCTGTCCCTCCTGACATCCTTCTACTTCTGCATCGTCACCTTCTCCACCGTGGGCTACGGCGATGTGACACCCAAGATCTGGCCGTCCCAGCTGCTGGTGGTCATCATGATCTGCGTGGCCCTCGTGGTGCTCCCGCTGCAG TTTGAGGAGCTGGTGTACCTGTGGATGGAGCGGCAGAAGTCGGGAGGCAACTACAGCCGCCACCGGGCCCAGACGGAGAAGCACGTGATCCTGTGCGTCAGCTCCCTCAAGATCGACCTGCTCATGGACTTCCTGAATGAGTTCTATGCCCACCCCCGGCTGCAG GACTATTACGTGGTCATCCTGTGCCCTACCGAGATGGACATCCAGGTCCGGAGGGTCCTGCAGATACCCCTGTGGTCCCAGCGGGTCATCTACCTCCAGGGCTCCGCGCTCAAGGACCAGGACCTCATGCGAGCCAA GATGGACAACGGGGAGGCCTGCTTCATCCTCAGCAGCCGCAATGAGGTGGACCGCACTGCGGCG gatCACCAGACCATCCTGCGAGCCTGGGCTGTGAAGGACTTTGCCCCCAACTGCCCCCTGTATGTGCAGATCCTGAAGCCGGAGAACAAGTTTCATGTCAAGTTCGCAG ACCACGTGGTGTGTGAGGAGGAGTGCAAGTATGCCATGCTGGCCCTGAACTGCATCTGCCCCGCCACGTCCACCCTCATCACCCTGCTGGTGCACACGTCCCGCGGCCA GGAAGGCCAGGAGTCCCCGGAACAGTGGCAACGCATGTACGGGCGCTGCTCGGGCAACGAGGTGTACCACGTGCGCATGGGCGACAGCAAGTTCTTCCGCGAGTACCAGGGCAAGAGCTTCACCTATGCTGCCTTCCACGCACACAAGAA gtacgGCGTGTGCCTCATCGGGCTGAAGCGAGAGGACAACAAGAGCATCCTGCTGAACCCGGGGCCCCGGCACACGCTGGCGGCCTCCGACACCTGCTTCTACATCAACATCACCAAGGAGGAGAACTCCGCCTTCACCTTCAAGCAGGAGGAGACTCGGAGGCGGGGCCTtgtggggccggggcggggccagGGCTCCTCCCACTTGCCGGTGCACAGCATCATCGCCTCTGTGG GGACTGTGGCCATGGACCTCCAGAACACAGAGTGCCCGCCAGCCCAGGGCAGCGAGGGTGGCAAGCTGGCGCTGCCCACAGAGAATGGCTCAGGCAGCCGGCGGCCCAGCATCGCGCCTGTCCTGGAGCTGGCCGACAGCTCAGCCCTGTTGCCCTGCGACCTGCTGAGCGACCAGTCAGAGGACGAGATGACACCCTCGGAGGACGAGGGGCTGTCTGTGGTGGA GTATGTGAAGGGCTACCCCCCCAACTCACCCTACATCGGCAGTTCCCCCACGCTGTGCCACCTGCTGCCCGTGAGGGCCCCCTTCTGCTGCCTGCGGCTGGACAAG GGCTGCAAGCACAACAGCTTCGAAGACGCCAAGGCCTACGGCTTCAAGAACAAGCTCATCATCGTCTCGGCCGAGACGGCGGGCAACGGGCTGTACAACTTCATCGTGCCGCTGCGGGCCTACTACCGGTCCCGCAAGGAGCTGAACCCCATCGTGCTGCTGCTGGACAACAA GCCCGACCCCCACTTCCTGGAGGCCATCTGCTGCTTCCCCATGGTCTACTACATGGAGGGCTCCGTGGACAA CCTGGACAGCCTGCTGCAGTGCGGCATCATCTACGCGGACAACCTGGTGGTGGTGGACAAGGAGAGCACCATGAGCGCCGAGGAGGACTACATGGCCGACGCCAAGACCATCGTCAACGTGCAGACCATGTTCCG GCTCTTCCCCAGCCTCAGCATCACCACAGAGCTCACCCACCCTTCCAACATGCGGTTCATGCAGTTCCGCGCCAAGGACAGCTACTCTCTGGCTCTTTCCAAACTGGAGAAG AGGGAGCGGGAGAATGGCTCCAACCTGGCCTTCATGTTCCGCCTGCCCTTCGCCGCCGGCCGTGTCTTCAGCATCAGCATGTTGGATACACTGCTGTACCAG TCCTTCGTGAAGGACTACATGATCTCCATCACcaggctgctgctggggctggaCACCACGCCGGGCTCCGGCTACCTCTGCGCT ATGAAAATTACTGAGGACGACCTGTGGATCGGCACCTACGGCCGCCTCTTCCAGAAGCTGTGCTCCTCCAGTGCCGAGATCCCCATCGGCATCTACCGGACCCAGAGCCACGTCTTCACCTCAGAG CCACACGACCTTCGAGCCCAG ATTTCAGTGAGCGTGGAGGACTTCGAGGACACGCGGGAAGTGAAGGGTCACTGGGGTGCACGGGCAGGGACCGGCAGTGGCAGCGGTGGTGGCAGTGGCGGCACCCACGGCCGGCATTCGGTCAGCGGCGACCCAGCTGAGCACCCTCTGCTGCGGCGTAAGAGCCTGCAGTGGGCCCGGAAGCTGAGCCGCAAGAGTCCCAAGCACACGGGGAAGGCGGCGGCAGCATGGATCAGCCAGCAGCGGCTCAGCCTGCACCAGCGCTCGGAGCGGCAGGAGCTGTCGGAGCTGGTCAAGAACCGCATGAAGCACCTGGGGCTGCCCACCACCGGCTACG AGGATGTAGCAAATTTAACAGCCAGTGATGTCATGAATCGGGTAAACCTGGGATATTTGCAAG ACGAGATGAATGACCACCAGAACACCTTGTCCTACGTCCTCATCAACCCCCCGCCTGACACGAGGCTGGAGCCCCACGACATTGT GTATCTCATCCGCTGTGACCCTCTGGCCCACGTGGCCAGCAGCTCCCAGAGCCGCAAGAGCAGCTGCAGCAACAAGCTGTCCTCCTGCAACCCCGAGACGCGCGGCGAGACGCAGCTGTGA